A single region of the Podospora pseudopauciseta strain CBS 411.78 chromosome 1, whole genome shotgun sequence genome encodes:
- a CDS encoding hypothetical protein (COG:S; EggNog:ENOG503PDRM) gives MIDTATTLPPNPSPDSPPPPSSSSSSSSPPPPPPLPPGAPVVDFAGLAHDSLVVNIIASASICWFIAALFVALRFYTRGVLIKVIGGSDWSILVALIFAGATCGGVIEQATHGAGQHVWDLDPNDTPSAIAWGRAAWYGILFYLITLCFSKISILLLYIHLFTFKWARLAGQILLGIVIITHLFMALATFTACIPLNSYWDFTVEKKYCHAQSVWWSNTGMHMVTDFLIFLLPMPVVWSIRLPRRQKLALSGVFGFGFLVCFISILRLMQLIRVQTDLDFTYAAAELSYLTAVEVNGAIVCACVMTLKPFIAKFFPGLLSSRVSGSSNGQSGAGDNNQYYNYAEGRINGQGPPTIGSRPSKGVRNDLGSLASPTDLQYGFQGLGSSGEESENFQEKGGSRRNSKHWLGVVDGGAMGVRGNHDRYVEIRDGTDSGWAVDVERGKSLSSSPVSPRSPVSRSRPGEDARMDYMLRTGRLSPGAAVPDDRIRVDTRVTITKE, from the exons ATGATTGACACCGCCACCACATTaccacccaacccctcaccagattctccacctccgccatcatcatcatcatcatcatcatcaccaccaccgccgccgccgctgccgccaggGGCCCCAGTAGTCGACTTTGCAGGTCTAGCCCATGACTCTCTTGTGGTCAATATCATTGCCTCGGCTTCGATATGTTGGTTTATCGCAGCTCTTTTTGTGGCCCTCCGATTTTACACTAGAGGGGTCCTGATCAAAGTGATTGGGGGCTCAGACTGGAGTATACTTGTTGCCTTG ATATTCGCTGGCGCAACATGCGGAGGGGTGATTGAACAAGCAACACACGGCGCAGGTCAGCACGTCTGGGATCTTGACCCCAACGACACCCCCTCGGCGATTGCCTGGGGCCGGGCGGCCTGGTACGGCATCTTGTTCTACCTCATCACGCTTTGCTTCTCCAAAATCAGCATCCTGCTGCTGTATATCCATTTGTTCACCTTCAAgtgggcgaggttggcggggCAGATCCTGCTCGGGATTGTGATCATCACGCACCTGTTCATGGCGCTGGCGACGTTTACGGCGTGTATACCGCTGAATAGCTATTGGGATTTTACCGTGGAGAAAAAGTACTGCCATGCGCAGAGTGTGTGGTGGAGCAATACGGGGATGCATATGG TGACTGACTTTTTGATCTTTTTGTTGCCCATGCCGGTTGTCTGGTCCAtccgcctccctcgccgccagaAGCTGGCATTGTCGGGGGTGTTTGGTTTTGGGTTCTTGGTCTGTTTTATTTCTATCCTTCGACTGATGCAGCTTATTCGGGTTCAGACAGACCTTGATTTCACctacgccgccgccgagctcAGCTATCTTACCGCGGTTGAGGTTAACGGTGCTATTGTTTGCGCCTGTGTTATGACGTTGAAACCTTTTATTGCCAAGTTCTTCCCTGGGCTTCTCAGCTCGAGGGTATCGGGATCGTCGAATGGGCAAAGTGGTGCGGGGGATAACAACCAGTATTATAATTACGCGGAGGGGCGGATCAACGGACAAGGGCCTCCTACGATTGGGAGCAGGCCGTCAAAGGGAGTGCGGAATGACTTGGGGTCGTTGGCCAGTCCGACGGATTTGCAGTATGGATTCCAGGGATTGGGATCGTCGGGGGAGGAGTCGGAGAACTTTCAGGAAAAGGGAGGGAGTAGGAGGAACAGCAAACATTggcttggggtggtggatgggggagcgatgggggtgagggggaatCATGATCGGTATGTGGAGATTAGGGATGGGACGGATTCTGGGTGGGCAGTGGATGttgagagggggaaaagCTTGAGTTCTAGTCCTGTCAGCCCGAGGTCTCCGGTTAGCAGGAGTCGGCCGGGGGAGGATGCTCGGATGGATTATATGCTCAGGACGGGGAGGTTAAGTCCTGGGGCTGCGGTGCCGGATGACAGGATTAGGGTTGATACGAGGGTTACTATCACAAAGGAGTAG
- a CDS encoding hypothetical protein (COG:S; EggNog:ENOG503P35C): MSPKTLRIGVLLELVQLSDIMGIDLFGNLSASYLNQVLPLDPKFGVFTPHAMNIEFFYIASSLEPATTTPPNASLPNSIGGFRFLPNVTYDDCPRDLDIILIGGPLPTHRPEAADRFMKEAWGKTRVWMTTCIGSLWLASTGLLEGKKVTTNKEFLPVARAGFPGTEWVYQRWVVDEKPYEGGDGKGELWTAGGAGAGIDMIARYCLDNFDKEFVNIMALEGLEFNPGGQAGQFYPVKEGERRVIV; encoded by the exons ATGtcccccaaaaccctccGCATCGGCGTCCTCCTCGAGCTAGTCCAGCTCTCCGACATCATGGGCATCGATCTCTTCGGCAACCTCTCGGCCAGCTACTTGAACCAGGTCCTTCCTCTCGACCCCAAGTTTGGCGTCTTTACCCCTCACGCAATGAACATTGAGTTCTTTTacatcgcctcctccctcgaacCGGCAACCACCACGCCCCCCAACGCCTCCCTGCCAAACTCCATCGGCGGGTTCAGATTCTTGCCTAATGTGACCTATGATGACTGTCCGAGGGACCTTGACATCATTCTCATTGGCGGCCCGCTGCCCACCCATAGACCTGAAGCAGCGGACAGGTTCATGAAGGAGGCCTGGGGCAAGACGAGGGTGTGGATGACGACTTGCATTGGGAGCTTGTGGCTGGCTTCGactgggttgttggaggggaagaaggtgacGACCAATAAGGAGTTTTTGCCAGTGGCGCGAGCGGGATTTCCCGGCACCGAGTGGGTTTACcagaggtgggtggtggatgagaagccttatgaggggggggatggtaAGGGCGAGCTCTGGACAGCTGGAGGGGCGGGGGCTG GTATTGATATGATTGCGAGGTATTGTCTGGACAACTTTGACAAGGAGTTTGTCAATATTATGGCGCttgaggggttggagttTAATCCTGGAGGGCAGGCTGGCCAGTTTTACCCCGTTAAAGAAGGTGAGAGGAGGGTTATTGTGTGA
- a CDS encoding hypothetical protein (EggNog:ENOG503PNRV), with translation MHFFCCLFASSCDDIPSHQPRSTENLDAMAILPSIPGLTVTVEVADRPTKEYDDPDADSMQIEMQREEFDHHATPDLPYVVKYIEAKPGAFYHYRVSIQPRRFHYVSDHVGFTVVNDGRETGMTHLTFNDRVEKLGLSLVERTVGSTVSRTRGGSYINRYFCFSALNVVESDQFTTDQVKKQTARAKETGVLKVHLYHMDVSEGYKPQIISGSGPENETTVTMAEKALKGRAVDCVTSSVVRPRADHPGLYPTDNYHDPKKRPFAVFEFRYRSKEGLIKEGIIPRPTVSGDIKEMSETEVRRKLAELLEKQKFGPDTKPARLKREADRMEVDDWAPDPAFETRYKTRRLSHGQMEIDLTED, from the exons ATGCATTTCTTCTGCTGCCTGTTTGCATCAAGTTGCGACGacatcccatctcatcaaccacgCAGCACCGAGAATCTGGACGCCATGGCTATTCTCCCATCCATTCCTGGTCTCACCGTGACAGTGGAGGTGGCAGACAGACCCACGAAAGAATATGACGACCCCGACGCGGATTCCATGCAGATTGAGATGCAACGTGAAGAGTTTGATCACCACGCCACCCCCGACCTTCCGTACGTCGTCAAGTACATTGAAGCCAAACCTGGGGCCTTTTATCATTACCGAGTCAGCATTCAGCCTCGACGATTTCACTACGTATCCGATCATGTTGGCTTCACTGTCGTCAATGACGGCCGCGAGACAGGCATGACCCATTTAACATTTAATGATCGTGTCGAGAAACTCGGTCTCAGCCTCGTAGAGCGGACAGTGGGTTCGACGGTGTCACGAACTCGCGGGGGTAGCTACATCAATCGATATTTTTGTTTTTCAGCTCTCAATGTTG TCGAGTCGGACCAGTTCACGACCGATCAAGTCAAAAAGCAGACCGCTCGGGCGAAAGAGACCGGGGTTCTTAAAGTCCATTTGTATCACATGGACGTATCTGAAGGCTATAAGCCGCAAATAATCAGTGGTTCCGGCCCAGAGAATGAAACGACAGTGACCATGGCCGAAAAAGCCCTCAAGGGCAGGGCTGTTGACTGCGTCACGAG CTCCGTCGTTCGCCCTCGGGCTGATCATCCTGGGTTGTATCCAACAGACAACTATCATGATCCGAAAAAACGCCCCTTTGCGGTTTTTGAGTTCCGTTATCGTTCGAAAG AGGGTCTCATCAAAGAAGGCATTATTCCGCGGCCAACTGTCTCCGGCGATATCAAGGAGATGAGTGAAACAGAGGTTCGACGGAAGTTGGCAGAGCTTCTGGAGAAGCAAAAG TTTGGACCGGACACGAAGCCTGCGAGGCTCAAGCGCGAAGCTGACAGAATGGAAGTGGACGATTGGGCCCCAGATCCTGCCTTCGAGACTCGGTACAAAACTCGGAGATTATCCCATGGCCAGATGGAGATTGATCTCACCGAGGACTGA
- the PHR1,CRY-2 gene encoding Deoxyribodipyrimidine photolyase (EggNog:ENOG503NUHD; COG:L; COG:T) has protein sequence MAPKFPPSRCPCGQCRANKGSWKRTGSGCDVRDTMTSTTIGRLGVRLAIAAILTCRCTKQTGHRCKQVFAVSLLSSFTKSPMFLLLRACRLSQGIASLSTLHLHSHYCRPALNFTIMPASRYPKRKPSANGAPSTNGTLNGTKGFIKPEPDQPPPEKKRKTVLAEPPSEPSLSSDPLREPHPFHQDAEKHGIVLRKYYPHEMSTARARAYNNNELPRPIELLKAAQADTAEHRANTPVAGAVVHWFKMDLRTTDNTALFCASQKAQAAGVPLIALYILSPQDFEAHLTAPVRVDFMLRTLEILKKDLAALDIPLWVETVKKRKEIPSRIVELMSEWGASHLFANMEYEVDELRRDAKMARLLAKRGLVMDVLHDTCIVPPGRLTSGSGGQYAVYTPWFRTWVRHVHENLDLLELVESPTKNPESTRQKLAHIFECPIPSAPENKTLSKEDRERFRALWPAGEHEAMKRLSKFADQAIGKYQQNRNTPSNPGTSSLSVHFASGTLSARTAVRTARGRNNTKKLDGGNEGIQTWISEVAWRDFYKHVLVQWPYICMNKPFKPEYANIEWSYNMEHFDAWKEGRTGFPIVDAAMRQLRFMGWVHNRCRMIVASFLCKDLLLDWRMGEKYFMEHLVDGDFASNNGGWGFSASVGVDPQPYFRIFNPLLQSEKFDPDGEYIRKWVPELKEVKGKAIHDPYGRGAAALAIKAGYPKHIVEHKGARERTLAAYKKGIDSGL, from the exons ATGGCCCCAAAATTCCCGCCATCAAGGTGTCCCTGCGGTCAGTGCCGCGCTAACAAAGGAAGCTGGAAACGGACCGGATCGGGGTGCGATGTCAGAGACACCATGACGTCCACCACGATCGGGCGGCTGGGTGTCCGATTGGCGATCGCCGCAATCTTGACGTGCCGCTGCACAAAACAAACGGGCCACCGCTGTAAGCAAGTGTTTGCAGTGTCCCTTCTTTCCTCTTTCACAAAAAGTCCCATGTTTCTCCTACTTCGTGCTTGTAGACTCTCGCAAGGTATTGCATCTCTGTCCACTCTCCACCTACACTCCCACTACTGTCGGCCAGCTCTCAACTTCACCATCATGCCAGCTAGTAGATATCCCAAACGAAAGCCCTCCGCCAACGGTGCGCCAAGCACTAATGGCACGTTGAATGGTACCAAGGGGTTCATCAAGCCCGAACCTGACCAACCGCCTCCAGAGAAGAAGCGCAAGACCGTCCTCGCCGAACCCCCTTCCGAACCATCTCTGTCGTCAGACCCCTTGCGAGAGCCGCACCCCTTCCACCAAGATGCCGAAAAACATGGCATCGTCCTCCGGAAGTACTACCCTCACGAAATGTCCACTGCGCGTGCCAGGGCATACAACAACAATGAGTTGCCCCGACCTATCGAGCTGCTAAAGGCTGCACAGGCAGATACAGCTGAACACAGAGCCAACACGCCAGTTGCAGGGGCAGTGGTGCACTGGTTCAAGATGGACTTGAGAACAACAGACAACACGGCTCTGTTTTGTGCCAGTCAAAAGGCTCAGGCTGCTGGCGTGCCACTCATTGCGCTGTACATCCTCAGTCCGCAAGACTTTGAGGCACACTTGACTGCTCCTGTGAGGGTGGACTTTATGCTGCGGACACTGGAAATCTTGAAGAAGGACCTAGCGGCGCTGGATATCCCTCTCTGGGTCGAGActgtgaagaagagaaaggagaTACCAAGCAGGATTGTGGAGCTGATGAGCGAATGGGGAGCTAGTCACTTATTTGCCAACATGGAGTACGAAGTGGACGAGCTGAGAAGGGACGCCAAGATGGCGAGATTGCTGGCAAAAAGGGGGCTTGTCATGGATGTGTTGCATGATACCTGTATTGTGCCGCCGGGGAGGCTGACAAGTGGAAGCGGTGGGCAATATGCAGTGTACACACCCTGGTTCAGGACTTGGGTTCGACACGTTCACGAGAATCTAGACTTGTTGGAGCTGGTTGAATCCCCAACAAAGAATCCCGAGTCCACGAGACAAAAGCTTGCTCATATCTTCGAGTGTCCAATACCCTCAGCACCAGAAAACAAGACCTTGAGCAAGGAGGATCGGGAACGATTTCGGGCTTTATGGCCGGCTGGGGAGCACGAGGCAATGAAACGGTTGTCCAAGTTTGCAGACCAAGCCATTGGGAAGTACCAACAAAACCGAAACACCCCTTCCAACCCCGGCACCTCCAGCCTTTCTGTTCACTTTGCCAGTGGCACACTCAGCGCGAGGACAGCTGTTCGGACAGCCCGTGGTCGTAACAATACGAAAAAACTCGACGGAGGGAACGAGGGGATCCAGACTTGGATCAGCGAGGTTGCGTGGAGGGACTTTTACAAGCATGTGCTAGTCCAATGGCCGTATATCTG CATGAACAAGCCCTTCAAACCAGAGTACGCCAACATTGAGTGGTCCTACAACATGGAGCACTTTGACGCTTGGAAAGAAGGACGTACCGGATTTCCCATCGTCGACGCCGCCATGCGCCAGCTCCGTTTTATGGGTTGGGTGCACAACCGCTGCCGGATGATTGTTGCTTCCTTTCTGTGCAAGGACCTGCTTCTTGactggaggatgggggagaaGTACTTTATGGAGCATCTTGTCGACGGCGATTTTGCGAGCAATAacggaggatgggggttttCGGCATCAGTGGGCGTGGACCCGCAGCCATACTTCCGCATCTTCAACCCGCTGCTACAGAGTGAGAAGTTTGACCCTGATGGAGAGTACATTCGCAAGTGGGTTCCAGAGctgaaggaggtcaagggcAAGGCAATCCACGACCCATATGGGCGAGGGGCTGCCGCCTTGGCTATCAAGGCAGGGTATCCGAAGCACATTGTTGAGCATAAAGGTGCAAGAGAAAGGACATTGGCTGCATACAAGAAGGGAATAGACAGCGGTCTTTGA
- the RPS21 gene encoding 40S ribosomal protein S21 (EggNog:ENOG503P5CA; COG:J) translates to MRAQPAVHFLFESCGGVDSGLCTQAHRPRHPPNHSKTDRNSRLLKFCQSCPLRHRKANPNPSLRSTHHQVAAMENDKGEIVDLYVPRKCSATGRIIKAKDHGSCQITIAKVDENGRAIQGENIIYALSGFVRAMGESDDALNRLAQRDGLLKNVWSAQR, encoded by the exons ATGAGGGCCCAACCTGCGGTCCACTTCCTTTTTGAGAGCTGTGGTGGGGTCGATTCTGGTCTGTGCACACAAGCCCACAGACCCCGGCACCCACCAAATCACTCCAAAACTGATCGAAATTCAAGACTCTTGAAATTTTGCCAGTCCTGCCCTCTCCGACACCGCAAAGCAAACCCAAACCCGTCTTTACGCAGCACTCATCACCAAGTCGCAGCCATGGAGAACGACAAGGGAGAGATCGTCGATCT TTACGTCCCCCGCAAGTGCTCTGCGACGGGCCGCATTATCAAGGCCAAGGACCACGGTTCTTGCCAGATCACCATCGCCAAGGTCGACGAGAACGGCCGGGCCATCCAGGGCGAGAACATCATTTATGCTCTCTCCGGTTTCGTTCGCGCCATGGGCGAGAGCGACGATGCTCTGAACAGACTTGCTCAGCGTGACGGTCTCCTCAAGAACGTCTGGTCTGCCCAGAGATAA
- the SLX4_1 gene encoding 5'-flap endonuclease (EggNog:ENOG503Q4XE; COG:L) yields MFSSPPRGMARDECLVVISSSPEFPSLCDLVPTTKPTTLRSGRNAATIPGDASTTFTSAATMWRAAQHPDAEDVSGPEVGIPMPALKDTALDKSKPKFKPRAPTKTRTKKDSPLLVADDSVILLKSSGVDVSVSKKRAKQPKSVQETTQTTIAKGKVTKPATKEKVTKKKMETVSRHFAKESSTSKPPTTNSTDAVVPVEEDEPVILEPALQRRFDWTPPRESLPRQLIPVADSPMERPTWSVESPEANVFKALHDKFGRTSDDVQSVGPGSGTSSLDVLGKRKLIEMVQTAAASISNINANGKALAESPVKSKAVKKKPRTITELATAAYRNQEEPSKQDSLLGYLDTSDAQTGSSNTALRSKGKLGKKPAKPRPSKKKPEPKKPILLSPESALRQVAQQDFVFGTSSQLAIEDDPDLLRALHEAMKLSNDTTDDPFAIPSPVTSDLAVRRKPARLLWGASARDEDGALLDMEILDLTESPPAHSQSRANDEESLDDSVQMTEQSLPPPPTKAPEPMREASPPTPGADEQRHTGNSIFDTTDSSAETGSEAHAPPKFHIANAVVEQIPEPNDADWDDYIDLDLPPSNQEHHEFLLTQSSSPQLAHSPITPNLQPASPSSKPTADPSILLQSGPMAPSRPKYELFTDAQLARDIFKFGFKPVKKRSAMIALLDQCWASRVQSATGGAATSVRTISTTTSQAASKPSTAAAAISPRGRPRKNSGTAAPSADYSSLKVPELKKLLQERSLKQSGNKPDLIARLQDYDMQRKTSAGLASPRGRPRKETASSPKRTKPREKSPARRATSPRRSRSPATTPHRSKPQGKDGVIEIPDSDADSDLDDPILSSPPSAARRARPADEDMFSSPRVDLSINEDAEMSLIASPTTEQVSVFAYITKAITSAPSSKDPTDPSWYEKILMYDPIILEDLALWLNEGQLDKAGYDGEVSPADVKQWCESKSVCCLWRVSLRGLERKRL; encoded by the coding sequence ATGTTCTCTTCTCCACCCAGAGGCATGGCGCGCGACGAGTGTCTGGTCGTCATATCTTCTTCGCCCGAATTTCCCTCACTTTGCGACCTTGTCCCGACAACTAAACCGACGACACTCCGCAGCGGCAGGAATGCTGCTACGATCCCCGGTGATGCGTCAACAACGTTTACGAGCGCTGCGACGATGTGGCGGGCAGCCCAACATCCAGACGCAGAGGATGTCTCAGGCCCAGAGGTTGGGATTCCAATGCCAGCTCTGAAAGATACTGCGCTCGACAAGTCGAAACCAAAGTTCAAACCCCGAGCGCCTACGAAAACAAGGACAAAGAAAGACTCTCCGCTTCTAGTGGCGGATGACAGTGTAATTCTTTTGAAATCCTCGGGGGTTGATGTCTCGGTCTCGAAGAAGAGGGCGAAACAACCAAAGTCGGTTCAGGaaacaacacaaacaacaaTTGCTAAAGGCAAGGTGACCAAGCCAGCCACCAAGGAGAAGGTCactaaaaagaaaatggagACAGTCAGCAGGCATTTTGCAAAGGAATCCTCAACATCGAAACCTCCAACGACAAACTCAACAGATGCTGTGGTACCAGTAGAAGAGGACGAACCGGTGATTCTGGAGCCAGCTCTGCAAAGGAGATTCGATTGGACCCCGCCACGCGAAAGCCTACCCCGACAATTAATACCTGTGGCTGATTCACCGATGGAAAGACCAACATGGTCAGTGGAATCGCCAGAAGCCAATGTCTTCAAGGCTCTTCATGATAAGTTCGGTCGGACGTCTGATGATGTGCAATCAGTTGGCCCTGGTTCAGGGACAAGTTCACTGGATGTGTTGGGCAAGAGAAAGCTCATCGAGATGGTGCAGACGGCTGCCGCGAgcatctccaacatcaaTGCGAATGGCAAAGCCCTTGCAGAATCCCCAGTCAAGTCAaaggctgtcaagaagaagccacGCACGATCACGGAGCTGGCTACTGCAGCCTACAGAAACCAGGAAGAGCCGTCTAAGCAAGATTCGCTCCTCGGCTACCTCGACACGTCAGATGCGCAAACTGGGTCATCAAACACGGCGTTGAGAAGTAAAGGGAAGCTTGGGAAGAAACCTGCAAAGCCAAGACCATCTAAGAAGAAGCCTGAGCCCAAAAAGCCCATCTTGTTGTCCCCAGAGAGTGCCTTGAGACAAGTGGCCCAACAGGATTTCGTGTTTGGAACTTCAAGTCAACTTGCGATAGAGGATGACCCCGATTTGCTGCGTGCGCTTCACGAGGCGATGAAGTTGTCAAATGACACGACAGATGACCCCTTTGCAATTCCCAGCCCGGTGACAAGCGATCTTGCGGTTCGCAGGAAACCTGCGCGTCTTCTCTGGGGGGCTAGCGCGCGAGATGAGGACGGCGCTCTTCTGGACATGGAGATATTGGATTTGACCGAATCACCTCCCGCTCATTCGCAATCTCGTGCCAATGACGAGGAATCGTTGGATGACTCTGTGCAGATGACGGAGCAGTCtttgccaccaccgccgaccAAGGCCCCAGAGCCCATGAGGgaagcatcaccaccaacaccgggGGCGGATGAACAAAGACATACTGGCAATAGTATATTTGACACCACCGATTCATCTGCAGAGACCGGGTCAGAAGCGCATGCTCCGCCAAAGTTCCATATCGCCAACGCCGTAGTCGAACAAATTCCCGAGCCGAATGACGCAGATTGGGATGACTATattgaccttgaccttccACCATCCAACCAAGAGCATCACGAATTCTTGTTGACACAGTCGAGCAGCCCACAGCTCGCGCATTCGCCCATCACTCCAAATCTACAACCAGCATCCCCATCCAGCAAACCCACCGCCGACCCGTCTATTCTCTTGCAATCCGGGCCTATGGCTCCATCCAGACCAAAGTATGAACTCTTCACCGATGCCCAGCTAGCACGAGATATCTTCAAGTTTGGGTTCAAACCTGTAAAGAAACGTTCAGCCATGATTGCGCTTCTTGACCAGTGTTGGGCAAGCAGGGTCCAGTCAGCCACAGGAGGCGCGGCTACCAGTGTGCGGAccatatccaccaccacctcccaagcTGCCTCCAAACCGAGCACGGCTGCTGCGGCGATCAGTCCACGAGGTCGACCAAGGAAGAATTCGGGCACGGCAGCACCATCAGCTGATTACAGTAGTCTGAAGGTCCCggagctgaagaagctgtTACAGGAGCGTAGCCTCAAGCAGTCAGGGAATAAGCCAGACCTCATCGCCCGTCTTCAAGATTATGATATGCAGAGGAAGACATCTGCCGGTCTCGCATCTCCACGGGGAAGGCCACGCAAAGAGACGGCAAGCTCCCCGAAAAGAACCAAGCCCCGTGAAAAATCTCCTGCAAGACGAGCTACCTCTCCAAGGCGTAGTAGATCACCTGCAACAACGCCACATCGAAGTAAACCACAAGGCAAGGATGGAGTGATTGAGATACCCGACTCGGATGCCGACTCTGACCTAGATGATCCCATACTCTCGTCCCCGCCTTCAGCTGCAAGACGTGCTCGACCAGCAGATGAAGACATGTTTTCTTCTCCCCGGGTAGATCTGTCCATCAATGAAGATGCAGAAATGTCTCTCATTGCCAGTCCAACCACAGAGCAAGTCTCTGTGTTTGCATACATTACAAAAGCTATCACATCAGCACCTTCATCCAAAGACCCCACTGACCCCTCCTGGTATGAGAAGATCTTGATGTATGATCCGATTATTCTCGAGG